One Salarias fasciatus chromosome 22, fSalaFa1.1, whole genome shotgun sequence DNA segment encodes these proteins:
- the LOC115409821 gene encoding LOW QUALITY PROTEIN: zinc transporter ZIP4-like (The sequence of the model RefSeq protein was modified relative to this genomic sequence to represent the inferred CDS: substituted 1 base at 1 genomic stop codon): MFSCALPLLLLFSCWGLFGSVSGSAAVEQVYRDVVSVVSPGQENLTEEAVRSLFNTLEARVHCGDGPCGKCDLAGAVHQLFHDHDRHSEEKAGKSGENVSISVSVSQFPAFAAGSVLYLSSPSVVCAAIAEEKWGDKTEEFLHNVTHHDHSGHTNREDAGHSHNDMDIHGLEAVFEELKHHYEPSPNEICLTPSIIMTEVNASSGHDVVDVGVVLGRVLYHGLHGHCFTDKLLPEEKFFLDYIMHLIGSEGFSIEALESLMKTLNIGPQESDHDHDHGHGHDHDHGHVHDEHSDHSSRRQRNHEHDETHGHNSTWDHCFLLFXHCFSADDLVSIYGLLENGSSSLDRSDVARLSPAFVQQILSGACVPVTEPTIPDSLSMTERYLYATLANVVITLMAMNGIVILLFTSCTSAFQLCIQFCISLAVGSLSGDALLHLVPVALGLHSHEGEHSHSHDEVPDYVYKMLVAVAAVYLFYLMEMIFCLITYKDHGHQYQLDHGNDSDPHHCDHGRVLEKFQQEMAEKKKSQSASKTELVDYENDTAVEVKERTRTMRMLPLMITIGDGIHNFADGLAMGAAFSVSWKSGLATSLAVLCHELPHELGDFAVLLHSGLSIRKALLLNIGSAMMSFIGLYIGLSVATDEAAQQWIAAITAGLFLYVGLADMLPTLLHVNSKRPWLMFALQNAGLLTGWVALLLLSLYEGNLHF, from the exons TGTGATCTTGCCGGTGCCGTTCATCAGCTGTTCCACGATCACGACCGCCACAGTGAGGAGAAAGCTGGAAAAAGTGGTGAAAACGTGTCCATCAGTGTCAGTGTCTCTCAGTTCCCGGCTTTTGCTGCCGGCTCCGTCCTGTACCTCTCCTCTCCCAGTGTGGTCTGCGCCGCGATTGCAGAAGAGAAGTGGGGAGACAAAACTGAAGAGTTCCTACACAACGTCACACATCATGATCACAGTGGACACACCAACAGGGAAGATGCAGGACACTCTCACAACGATATGGACATTCATGGACTGGAGGCTGTGTTTGAGGAACTTAAACACCACTATGAACCTTCACCCAATGAG ATCTGTCTGACACCCAGTATCATCATGACGGAGGTCAACGCATCTTCAGGACATGACGTGGTAGATGTGGGAGTCGTTTTGGGCCGCGTCCTGTATCACGGCCTGCACGGACATTGCTTCACAGATAAACTGCTGCCTGAAGAGAAATTCTTCCTGGACTACATTATGCATCTAATTGGGTCAGAGGGTTTCTCTATTGAAG CTTTGGAGTCACTGATGAAAACATTGAATATTGGACCTCAAGAGAGCGACCATGATCATGACCACGGTCATGGTCATGATCATGACCACGGTCATGTGCACGATGAGCATTCTGATCACAGCAGTCGGAGACAGAGGAACCATGAACACGATGAAACACATGGCCACAATTCCACCTGGGATCAT tgttttctccttttctagCATTGTTTCTCTGCTGATGATCTGGTTTCGATCTACGGACTACTAGAAAATGGCTCCTCTTCTCTGGATCGATCTGATGTGGCTCGACTCAGTCCCGCATTCGTCCAACAGATCCTCAGTGGAGCTTGCGTACCAGTCACTGAACCAACAATTCCAGATTCACTCTCCATGACTGAAA GATACCTCTATGCAACCCTTGCCAACGTGGTGATAACACTGATGGCCATGAATGGAATTGTGATCTTGCTGTTCACCTCTTGCACCAGCGCTTTCCAGCTGTGCATACAGTTTTGCATCAGCCTGGCTGTAGGCTCCCTAAGTGGAGATGCCCTACTGCACCTCGTACCCGTG GCCTTGGGTTTGCACTCACATGAGGGCGAGCATTCACATAGTCATGACGAAGTCCCAGATTACGTCTACAAAATGCTGGTTGCTGTGGCCGCAGTCTATTTATTTTACCTGATGGAAATGATCTTTTGTCTTATTACGTATAAAGATCATGGTCATCAATATCAACTTGATCATGGG AATGACTCAGACCCCCACCACTGTGATCATGGGAgggttttagaaaagtttcaaCAGGAgatggcagaaaaaaagaaatctcagtCGGCATCGAAAACAGAGCTG GTTGACTATGAAAATGACACAGctgtggaggtgaaggagcGCACAAGAA CAATGCGTATGCTGCCTTTAATGATCACCATCGGTGACGGGATTCACAACTTTGCAGACGGATTAGCAATGGGTGCGGCTTTCTCCGTGTCATGGAAGTCTGGTTTGGCCACGTCGTTGGCTGTTTTGTGCCACGAACTGCCACATGAACTCG GCGATTTTGCCGTTTTGCTCCACAGTGGTTTGTCCATCCGCAAGGCTTTGCTTTTGAACATTGGCAGCGCCATGATGTCTTTTATCGGTCTGTACATCGGTCTGTCAGTGGCCACTGACGAGGCGGCCCAGCAGTGGATCGCTGCTATTACTGCAGGACTCTTCCTGTACGTGGGACTGGCAGACATG CTGCCCACCTTGCTCCATGTCAACAGCAAGAGACCCTGGCTGATGTTTGCGCTGCAGAACGCTGGCCTTCTGACTGGATGGGTGGCTTTATTGTTATTGTCACTTTATGAAGGGAATCTGCACTTTTAA
- the LOC115409960 gene encoding zinc transporter ZIP4-like: MFSSALPLLLLCSCWGLLGSASGAATVDEVYRDVVAVVSPDQADLNEDVVRALFSKLEDRVQCGTVPCTKCDLAGSVHQLLNGHNHEHRSGENAVSVSQFGAFASGAIMYLSSPNVACAAIAEGLWFDKTEEFLHNVVHHEHRADLGHAHDYIDTHGLEAVFAELKLHYASLPNEVCVTPTDVMVEVNVFSEFEEVEVGVALGRLLYHALLGSCFTA, translated from the exons ATGTTTTCCTCCGCGCTGcctcttctgctcctctgctcctgctgggGTCTGCTCGGCTCCGCGTCGGGAGCCGCCACCGTGGACGAGGTCTACCGCGACGTGGTGGCCGTGGTGTCCCCGGACCAGGCGGACCTGAACGAGGACGTGGTCCGCGCGCTCTTCAGTAAGCTCGAGGATCGCGTGCAGTGCGGTACAGTCCCGTGCACGAAG tGTGATCTTGCAGGATCTGTTCACCAGCTGCTGAATGGTCACAATCACGAGCACCGCAGCGGTGAAAATGCCGTCAGTGTCTCTCAGTTCGGGGCTTTTGCCTCCGGCGCCATCATGTACCTCTCCTCTCCCAACGTGGCCTGCGCCGCCATTGCAGAAGGGCTGTGGTTCGACAAAACTGAAGAGTTCTTACACAATGTCGTCCATCACGAGCACAGAGCAGATCTCGGACACGCTCACGACTACATAGACACTCATGGACTGGAGGCTGTGTTTGCGGAACTGAAACTTCACTATGCATCTTTGCCCAATGAG GTCTGTGTGACGCCCACTGACGTCATGGTGGAGGTCAACGTATTCTCAGAATTCGAGGAAGTGGAGGTGGGAGTCGCTCTGGGCCGCCTCCTGTATCACGCCCTGCTCGGAAGTTGCTTCACAGCTTAA